The Desulfovibrio sp. JC022 nucleotide sequence AAGATCTGCTTGAACATTTATATACCATTCCCGAATTGCCTGATGCGATCCCTTATGTGACTTCATATTATAATGAGTGTTGGGGGTTTTGTATTAGCGAAAACCAAAAGAAAAGTCTGCCAGAGGGAATGTACCATGTTGATATTAATGCGACTAAGGGACCTGGTAAATTGCATCTGGCAGATGTATTTATTCCGGGTGAAACCAAAAGCGAAGTTTTCTTTTCAACATATGTCTGCCACCCTTCGATGGCTAACAATGAATTATCTGGACCGGCTCTTTCATTAGAATTAATCAGGTATATCAAAGAGACTTATCCGAATCCCCGTATGTCTTACCGGTTTGCTTTTGTGCCCGAAACTATTGGTGCAATTGCCTACCTGAGTAAAAATTATATGGAAATGAAGAAAAAAATAAAATGTGGTTTTGTGTTATCCTGCGTAGGGGATGATCAGGCTTATAGCCACATTGAGTCCAGACTGGGAAATTCGCTTGCTGACAAGGCTTTGGAAAGTAGCTTTATCAATTTGCCTAATGCCAAGAAATTTTCGTATCTCTACAGGGGGTCTGACGAGCGTCAGTATTGTGCTCCCGGTATTGATCTTCCCCTGTGCGGTTTTTGTCGTACCAGATACGGTGATTACCCGGAGTACCACACCAGTGCGGATGATCTGTCTCTGGTTAATCCGGAAGGTCTTGCTGCAAGTTTCAAGGTTATGAAAAATATTATTGATGCGTTCGAGATCGGGCTCTATCCCCGCGCAACTGTATTGTGTGAGCCGCAATTGGGCAAAAGGGGGCTGTATCCGAGCATAACTAGACGCGAGGATTTTTCAGAGATTTACAACCGGTTGAATTTCTTATCTTACGCTGACGGAAACCATTCATTGTTTGATATTGCAACAATAAGCGAATGCAATCTCAGTGATCTTGTGCCAATTGCGAAAATCATGACTGAGCACGGTCTGGTTAAGAACGTTGAGAAGTGATCAGCGGTAGAATAAAGCTTGATGGTCAGGAGAATTCGAGCAGTTCTATCATCTCGCCATGCGGGCCACGGACAAATGCGGCGGCAACGGTTTTACCGTTGACGATGAGATCAAATTTATTGCCTGTAAATGAGGCGTTATTGCTTCTTAGATGTTCTATGGTTTTTTCAATGTCACGCACCCAGAAGCTGACGCAGGAACAGCCTAAGTCATCAAGGAACATCGGCTCTGCTTTCCCGGAATGAGAAGTTATAGTTAAATTGAAATTCCATGTAGGACTTATTGAGCGGTGATTTAAATAGCAGTTTTCATCTTCCTGCCCCACAACTTTAAGCCCGATTCCTTCCTTCCAGAATTTTAAAGATTCCTCAATGCTGCTGGTCGACAGCTGTACGGAATATTTTCCGCTGATTGCATTTTCCGGAAATTCCGAAACAAGATTAATCCCGAGAGGAGCCAGCTGCTCGTTCTTCTGCGGTATATTTTTTCCGGCTGGAATTAAAGATATTCCGTAACGGGACGGGGGTTGTGCAGTCCTGCCGTGGTGATGCAGGAGTTCAATACAGGGCAGATTTGTTCCTACTTGAAACTGCATTTGGAGCGCATCCGTCCATTCTCTTACAAGGGATTCTTTTTCCTGTGGATTCGCTAAATTCAATTCAGTGAATTTTTCAGCATATCCCAAAGAGGCAAAAGCCTCATTTATTGAAGAATCCAGAGGATAAGTCCCAATACATAAGTGGCTTAAACCGAGAACTGCGGACATAGGTGCTCAACTTAGACTTTGCTGAATTCAATAATCTGCCAAACGGGAAATTCTTTGGCAAAAGAGTGCGCCCGTTTATCTTCAATTTCGGAACTTGAATACATGTCGTCAATCATCGATACATTAAAACCGAAAGGCAGAATAGCTTTGATCATGTCTGACTGGGGAGCGACTATATTGAAATTTCGGTTTCTGTATTCTGAGAGAATTGTAAACGGGTGTTGATCATCGCCGAACCAGGGAGCCAGAAAGAAGGTGGAGTTGGGCTCAACACTGATGAACTTGCCGTTGGGTTTCAGAATTCTGTGTATGTCATTCATCAGGATGCTGATGTCGCCTTGCTGATCCGGTGTTTCTGGCACGAAATAGAAAAGCAGCGCGTCACTCATGAATACATAGTCCACGCTATTGCTTTCGATTTTATCTAAGGCATTCGGTTGGCCGATAGGCGCGTTCATCGTTTTTAAGTTTTCGGGCAGGTCATCAGCTGCCAGTTCCAAATAATGGGTGTTGGGATCTACCGCTAAAACCTGTGCGCCAAGGGAAGCCATATGTTTGCTGTAATATCCTACCCCGCACCCCAGATCGACAATAGATGTCTCGGAATTTAAAATTCCGGGGAGATATTGTTTCAGGTAATTTTCCTGTACACTATGGTACAGGTTTTTTTTTATCTGACTTAAATCTTCAGTAAATTTCTGGTTATACCACCATTTGACGGGGTCTTCGCGTTTTACGGTGAGCAGGTGCTGGCCTAACTGCTGGTGGAAATTGCCGAAATGATTGAAGTCCAGAAGGCCTTTTTTCAGGGAAAACCGCTCCCTGTATGTTTCCAGATCTTCAACCAGAAAGCTGTTTTTCAGAAAAAGAGCTTTTAGTTCCTCTCCGGACATTTTTTGCGGAGCAGGCCAGTTTTCTTTTTCGCGGATAATTCTTGTGGGGTCGGCCAGTAAACCGTCATCATTTGAAAACCAGCCGATTTCCCAGACAGTTCCATGAGACTCATTGTTGCACTGCGCGTCCTTTTCCAGTTTTCTGAAGCAGTTCAGGGCTTCAGCGTCCAGCGCAAGGCAGGTTCTGGAAAATACGTTGTATACGATGTAGCTTTCATTGGGGCCCAGTAAAATGATAACGTCAGATGGAACTTGAAGCATTGTTTTAGCCTTTCAGGTCGTTGATTATTTTAGCCATTCCGGAAACAGTCCTGATCTCCTCACTCTGGAAATGATCTTGCGTCAACTGGACATTGAATTTGTCTTCCACTGTAAGGACAAGGTTCATAATTCCAAACGAATCAATATGCCCCTCATCGATAAAGTTGAAGTTTTTCTTTTCTTCATCAGATGAGGCAGGAATTTCTTTTACCTTTTCAAGCTGTTCGATAACAAAGCTTTCAGTTTCTGTTAACATGTTGTCTCCATGAATATATATGAAATTATGAGTTGGTTAAATTCTGTACCGGGTCAAAGATATAACCATCTTTGAAACAGCAGAGGGAAATAAATTGCATAAATGCTTAAAAAGGACAACCTCTCCAATGGAGGATTTGTCAATTGGAAGCAGGTGTACCGGGGGAGGCCTTTTTATAGCTCCGTTTTTTGCGCGGGGTAATCCGCGTTATTCTGCCGGTCAGGACTTGGCTGGATGATCAGGTCCAGTCAATCCGGTCCCTTCAAAATTGTCGATAATCTTAAGTAATTGCGAGACGGTTTCTTCTGCTTTGCGGGTTTTTCCTTGAGAGACAAGAGAAAAAGCAGGCACTCCTGTTGTCTGAAAAGCAGCCGTATCCTCAGAACTCGGCAAGCAATCATCGCACTCAATTCTGTTGAACCAGGGGTGTGGCTTTGTCGCAACGCTCAGGTCGGCCCAGCTGTCCATTTCCAGGTTCAGACATGCTGAGGGGAGGGTGTCTTTGTGCTGCTTGAGCCAGAGGTCCGGTCCAAAATTATGCGGCATAATGAGCAGTTTGTAAGAATGATTCAGTTCTTTACGTTTCTGGAGGCAGCGCATCAGTTCTATTCCGCAGGATACGCCATATAGACCTTTGTTATTTACGCATGCTCCATCGAGATATGTTGCGAGCAGTATGGTTTTATCTGATTTACCTTTAACGTTAATCTCGCCTATTCTCATTTTATTAAAAGAAAAATCAGCTTTAATTGAAACGGAACAGGACTGGCCTGCCATTTTTTTCTTCTGATCGTCTGAAACAGCAAATGACCATGTAGGCCGATTGATATTTGACGTCAGCGGAAGATAGTTTTTTTCACCTGTAACAAGATGTTCTGATAGTTCGTCCCATGAAAGATTGCCTTCAAAGCTTGTAGAATGGCCCCCCACATGGAGCGGGTTGTCATGGCTTGAAATGGCGACGCCATCGGCTGAGGTCAGGGATGCCTCATGACAGGTCCATTTTTCGGGTACAATAAGATTCAGCCCCTCTGCTCCGGTATAGAAATCATGGATTTCAAGCGGTGCGGCTTTGCTTAGTGAGTTCAGAGCAGAATTATATGCATCAGACATGACGTGTCGCGGCAATGGAGTCAGGGTGTCAACAATTTCCTGTAGTGATGCGTCCGGATTAATTGAAATATTATATTTTTTTACAGGAACACGGTTTTCTTCCAGTTCAATGGGGTCCGCAGCAGGACCTTTTGCACTGAGCCATGGATCTTTTTTGAATTGTTTGCAGGCATATTCGAAATATTCCCCTGCTTCGATACAGTAAATTGAATTGCGTCCTAACCTGACAGAAGAGCATACTCCATCGGCTACAGCCATTTCAGCCAGTCTTATACCGTCCGGGTCCGCATTTTCAGGCCATAAGCGCACGCTGTATGTCCATTGTTCTTCGCATATTTTTCCGTCTTTCAGAACTGGTCCGCGGAAGTACTTTCTATATCTGAAGGGAACTTCTGCTATTTCTTCAATGTAATGTCTGTAAGTTGCCCAGTTCAGACGTAATCCTACCGTGCATATCTTTGCTTTATTTTCTATTAACCGTTCGTATACACTTTCGCGTCCATATGTTGTTTTGGGGAGGTTATGAAATAAGTCCTGTGCCGCCGGCCCTTGGCCGCAAATGGATAGAATCGGCTCTTTTGAACGTATTACCTGCGGCTGGTTTCTGAAAAATTCCGGAAAGGGGCCGATGGTTCCGGGGGTGGAGTCTGCATCGAACAGTTCTCCTTTGCATAACGAGTATGAATAGCAGGGGATAAGGATTGTCCCTTCTGGCCCAAGAGCTTCCCGGGCGCATTCAAGAAACAGTTCATTCATGCGTTCCTGGCTGGTTACTCCTTCACCAAGACCGAGCATTCCGAGGCTGAGGTAAAATAATACAATATCACCTGTGGCTATCCCTACATTTTGCAGGGCGGCAATCATTTCTTTTTTTGTATAGTTGAACATATCTAAGGGTTTATTGGGGTGTCGTGTTATTTAAAAATAAAGCGGATCAAAGGAATGCTTTTTATTTTTCTTCGAAGTTCATCAACCCATCATAGGCTACACAGCGGACCGGTGCTCCGTCAGCCCCTTTCACCTTCAGCGGGAGGGCCATCAGGGTGACTGTTTCAGATGTGAGCTGATGGATATTGCATAAATATTCCAGAAGGATAACCTTTGATTTCAGCAGAATTTTATGGATGGGCGAATCCGGGGAATTGGCTGGAGGTTCCGGGTTGTCCGGCATTGCTGCATCGGTCCCGACAAGCTTGACTCCTTTTTCGACCAGCCAGCGTGCCGCATGTTCGGAGAGGTAGGGGTGCCCGGTATAATACTTTTCGTCGCCCCAGTACTTATCCCAGTCATACCTCAGGATTATCCGTTGCGGGATTATTTCTCCGAGTTCTTCTTTCAGCATTTCCACAGATATTTCTGTTAATCCGGGCAAAGAAGAATAATCGATAATTCGTGCCGGGCCGATCAGTGCTTCCAGTGAAAGGTTTTCGATAGTGTTTCCGGATTGAACGAAATGTGCTGGTGCGTCCACATGGGTTCCTGTGTGGCTTCCAAGAACCAGCCGTCTGGTTTCCCGGCCCTGATTTTCAATGTGTGCAAGCTGGCTGACTTCCACCTGAACATGCCAGGGACGGTCATAGGTCAGCATCCCTTCATGAATTAAATGTGTAAGGTCTATTAGTCTGGTCACTTTTTATCCTGCTGAAAGTATATTGCGGAGATCTGTCTTTTTGACTTTTCCGGTCGAACTGCGCGGGAAGTCCTTAGCCTGCCGGAAGATTTCCGGACATGCTGTGGATTCCAGATTTGATTGGCATAAGTTTTCGATCTCTTTGCGTATGTCTTTAAGTTCCGTATCACCGGAAAGCACTAAAGCTGCAGCCACTTTTTCACCTTGGGCAGGATCAGGGATGCCTACTACCGCAGCTTCAACTATGTGTTCATGCATGCAGAGGCAGTCTTCGATTTTCTTGGGGCTGATGTTGACGCCGCCCCGTATGATAAGATCCTTTTTCCGGTCAGTGATCCTCAGGTGTCCGCCTTCTTCTATGATTCCCAGGTCTCCGGTAGGAAAAGCGTGATTTCTTGGCAGGATGTCAGGGGTTCCTGTTTCCGGATTGAGGTAACCTATCATCTGGCCTTGTGATTCAATCAGAATTTCGCCTTCCTGCCCTGCGGGGGATGTGTCCCCTGTTTCGTTTATCAGGGTAAAGACTACCCCTGTCAGAGCTTTACCTACAGTCCCGTCCGGTGCCCGCTCTTCAGGTCTGTCGATTGTATTTATTAAAGTTTCAGATAGGCCGAAGCTGGGGAGAACCGGTGTTTCGTACTTCTCCTCAAATTCCTTTTTGACATCAACAGGTAAAGGGGCAGTGCATGAGGCGATAAATCTCATTGAACCTGCTGTGTAATTGCGTCCTTCTTCTCCTCTGTCCATTTTAAGTAAAATACTCAGTACGGAAGGAGACAGCCACATGCAGTTTACGTTGTGTTTAATCGGGGCGGCCCAGAAGTTCATGGCCATCATTGCGTCAAATTCCCTGTTTACAACAACACTGGCCCCTGCGACAAAAGGACAGAGCAGGCAGTTCAGAAAGCCGGCCATGTAGCTCATGGGCATGATATGATAAAAGCGGTGGGCGGGCGTTATGGCAAGGGCATCTTTAAAAGCTGCGGCATTGGTAAAAAGGGTATTCGCAGTATGAAAGATTCCCTTGGGCCTGCCCGTGGTTCCCGATGTGAACGTCAGCGAAAACAGGGCGTCATGGTCTATTTCCGGGACAGACAGTTCCCTGCTGGAGGGAGTGGAATTGAAAAGGGACAACCCTTCCCCTTCTTCCGATGCTGACAGGTCAATTTTCAGCAAAGAGTATTTTGTCTCAGGAAGCAGAGCTTCCGTTTTGTCCGTATACAGGATGATATCCGTTCTGGCAGCCGCAAAGATATATTCCCGGTCAGTCTCTTTGTATTTGTTGTTGACCGGGACAGCCACTGCGCCAAGGAAAAGACAAGCATAGTAGGTGCATGCCAACTCAACAGAGCCGGGCAGCAGTAATCCGATTCTCGAGCCTTTTTTCAAGCCTGCTTCCCTCAGTCTGTCTGCCAGACGTATGGAAGCTTCAGCGAGCTGTCCGTAGGTCAGAACCTGCTCGGTTGAGGCGTCAATCAGATATGGGTCATTTTCAAATTTGTTAAAAATATCAGCGATGTAGCTCATTTTGTTTTAGCTCTGCTCATTTCCGTGATATGCAGTAAAGTCAAATCGACTGGTCAAGGGCGGAGTTGTTTTTTCGCTGATTCCTGAAGCGATTGACTCAACCAGATCTTCGGGCGCATCCACTTTATCGACTTTACACAATTCGATGATAAGGATTCGAGGATCAATGTTGTATTTACTGGCATATTTTCGAATTGTACTCATGTAACTGGAGTGAAACTGAGCAAAGCCGGTGACCATATCAAGTGAAGAAAGTCCGTTGCCGCGGATAAGGGGCTTTACATACTTTTCACCCACATCCATGACTCGCAGCATGTCAACTCCGGTCTCAATTCCCATACGGTCAAGGGCGGCAACTACTAATTCTGTTGCGGCATTCCCTGCACTGCGGCCCATGCCCTGCAGCGAAGTGTCAACTATTGCCGCTCCCATTTCTACAGCCTGAACAGAGTGGGCAACAGCCAGTCCGAGGTTGTTGTGGCCGTGAAAACCAAGCGGGATATCACAAATGCTTTGAACTGCTTCGAAGTAGCTTTTCAACTCTGAGGAAAGCATGCCACCCGAGGAGTCTACAACACACAAAACATCTGAGCCGTATTCTTGAGTCTGTTTGGCTTTTTCAGCGAAATCCTCGGCCTCAAGAACGTATGATTTCATAAAATTAGCTGAGACAAAGAGGCCATGTTTTTTGGCTCGGGCAATAAAAGCCTCAGAAGAGCTTATGTCATTTGCGTTGGTTCCGATTCGAATGAATTGTGCTCCCATATCCGCTGCCATATCGATGTCTTCAAGCTCGGCGATTCCAGGGATGCAGAACATGCCGTACTTGGCTCGTGTCAGCACTTTGCCCGCTGCGGCCAGATAATCCCTGTCGGTCTCAAAGGCCTTGCCGAACCCTTTTTCAGACGCGCCTAATCCCACTCCATGTCCAACTTCAATTATATCGACACCTGCAAGCTCAAGCTCTTTAGCTATGACAGCTGTATCCTGAGCTGTGAACTGAAAGTCGATGGCATAGCTTCCGTCGCGAAGTGTTGTGTCCAAAATTTGTGTTTTCATGGCATTCGTCCTTGTGGTGTAGGGTCGCTAAGGTCTGGGAATTCCTGTCAATAAGTTTGTTTTGCTATTAAAATATGGGGTGTTATGCGTGTAAAATGAAGTCTCAGCATGATTTCGACTGTGCTTAGCTTCTATTAGTTTATGGAGTCGATCCTATTTGAATGCAATTAATTATGCAACATATTCGTGGGCCGCGGTTGTTTTGAAGTGTCTAGACTTCCAGAGTTGTCTATTGGGTAATTTTTTTAATTACAAGACTCGACTTTCGGAGTTGTGGGTCATGCAGCAACTCCCCTTGATCTTTGATATTGTTCTTTGTTTAAGCCGTAAATATAGAATGCTTGTTTGAGAACTTCAGCCATCATGACTTACCATAACAGCTCTGCAACCTGTTTGTTTTCCAGCAGATTTGCTGCAGTCAGAGTCAATGTCCGTTGAAGAGACTTCAAGTAATCCAAGTCACGCATTTCTTCGCAGCAGGCGTGAAAAAGCAGACCGAGGGTGCGTGGATCGTCATTTCGTCTTTGATCCAAAGAGAGGAAGATATATTGCATCATAGCAATGGTGGTGTGGGCGATAAGCGCATCGAAATCTCTGGCCTGACAGCCTTTTTTCAAGTCCAGATGCTGTTTAATTGTACGGAAAAAGACTTCGATATCCCAACGTTTTCCATAGATGCGGACGACATCGACATCGGATAGACTCGTATCCGTGGACAAAAGCGCGAGCCAGTCTTTTTTGCTTGTTACGCACGAAAACGATGCGTGCAGAGCTACCATTGTTCATCGTGACAACAGCACTTGCGAGAACTTTTGCTCGATCGGCTCTTTTTTTTGATTTTACGGTAAATTGCTTCAACGGTCATGCGCTCACCTTTAAAGGTGTAAAGGGTTTTGGGAGTACGTTTGACCATGCAGATCTCGGGCAGATACTCACTTGCTTCGGCGATAACCTTTGGCATGCCGAACCAGCTGGCCATGAGCTGGTATTTGGCCTTCTTCTTTTGCTTTGTCCCGTCCTGAAAATTTATTTATCCAAAGACCTGAAGTGCCCTATCGATGACGGACAGTCTCTGAGAGGTTAAGGTCAGCTCATGGAGAGACAGTCATGAGTAACCGAAAGTATTCAGAAGAATTTAAGAAGTCCGCCGTTAAGCTCGTCACCGAGTTGGGCTATTCATACAACGAAGCTGCGGATCAGCTTGGCTGTAGTTCGTGGTCAATTCGGCAATGGACTAAAAAGTATGGCAAAATTAAAGATGTGCCGCCGGAATTTGAGCATATCCCTGCTGCTGATGAGATGAAAAAGATTCGGGAAGAAAATGCCCGCCTCCGCATGGAGAATGAAATTTTAAAAAAGGCAGCGGCGTACTTTGCCAAGGAGTCCCTATAAGGTACGCGTGGATCGCTAAATAAGAAGGACTCTATCCGATTGCTTCATTGTGCCGCGTTTTATCTGTCAGTAGAAGTGGTTACTATGACTGGCAAAAACGCTTGCCAAGCGAACAGCAGAAACGGCGGGATAAAATCCGTCAAGCGGCCAGCGCATCTTACCGAGAAAGTGACGGAGTGTACGGATACCGGAAGGTGCATGAAGACGTAATCGAAACTGTCGGTTTTTACTGTTGTCCAGAAACCGTAAGGCGTGTCCTCGCCGCAAAAGGGATGAAATCTCAAACGGTGCGTAGGCATCGTTATACGAAAACGCATCGGGATGAGCACTATGCACCGAACCTGTTGTCGCGGGAGTTCACTGCCAATGCTCCAAACGAAAAATGGGTTCCGGATATTACATACATCCCTACGGGCGAAGGATGGCTCTACCTGGTAATCGTGCAGGATATTTTATCTACCTTGGAATTTTCTACAATAGAAAACGTAGGAATGCCGGGATCGGCTATGTTTCACCTGACCAATTTGAGCAGGACTATTACCGTAAACAACACCTAGTACAATATAAAATTTAAATCTTCGCATTATATAATTGTGTGTTAAGGTCTCCTCAACAAAGGAGGAGTGATGGCATCGCGTTACCGAGTGACTTTGACGGCAGAGGAGCGAAAAGAACTTGAGGCAATTTCATCAAAAGGGAAAAGGGCTGCACAAACGTTGCTCTATGCACGAGCATTACTGCTTCTTGACGCTAGTGAACACGGTCTTAAAAGGCTCGTATCCAAGGTTGCTGAAGCGTTAGGCGTTACCACTCGAAGCCTTGAACACTTAAAAAGAAGGTTTGTCGAAGAAGGCTTTGCTGCCGCTATTGAACACAAAAAACGTGTCAAACCTCCTCGGGAAATTAAATTTGGCGGAGAGTTTGAGGCGAAGTTCTTGGCGCTGGCATGTTCTCCTGCCCCAGAGGGCTGAAAACGTTGGACGGTAAGGCTACTGGCTGAAAAAATGATTGAACTAGAAATCGTTCCTACAGTCTCCCCTATGACCGTGTATAATACTTTAAAAAACTTAACTTAAGCCTCACCTGAGCAAGTATTGGAAAATCCCACCAAATCAAAACGCAAGTTTTGTAGCGTCCATGGAAGATATTCTTGAAGTATATGCACGTCCATATGATGCAAAGCGTCCGGTTGTCTGCATGGATGAATCAAGCATTCAGTTAATTGGCGAGGTGCGCACGCCTATTCCCGCAGCTCCTGGACAACCTCAACACGCACAATACGGCTTCGTTATACGCGACATTTTCAGCAGAAGAGGCCAGCAAACTCTCCCAACGTCTTGAAATACATCATACTCCCAAACACGGAAGCAGGTTAAATATTGCAGAAATAGAACTCAGTGTTTTGAAACGGCAATGCCTTGCTGGTCAAATCGATTGTATTGAAAAGATGCGTACTCAGGTGGCAGCATGGAGTGCTGATAGAAATAACCGCTAACCCAAGTGGACTGGCGGTTCAAGACGAAGGATGCGCGTATCAAATTGAAGCGTTTATATCCGAAACTTTAACCTGTACTATGTACTAGTTTTCTCCAAGCAGAATTGAAACATTGAGTATAGTCATCTTCTTGATTAACGATCTGACATGGCGGTCAAATTTATGTGTATACCACGCGTCGTGGCTTAGCTATGGAGAGCTTGATACGTCTGACACAACCATACTTCCGGGATTGAACACGAGGCACATCGGCAACGGTCCAAATCGGTTTGATATCGATGGGGACGGTGCGCAGCCAATGCTCTTTTCTTTTTTTGAGGATTACATGGCGGTGCTTGCAGCAGGGACATTTTACAAGCTTTGTTTTGGCTTCACATAAATCAGTACGTTAACGACAATAAAATTTTACCGAACAGAGTCATAGCCGGGCAGAATCAAGGTGTGGTAGATGAAACTTGTGGATATGGCTATTCTTCCTTTTCAGCGTTCATTGGTGTGGATATTGAGCGGACGCTATGGCCTTTCATTTTGTCAAGAGTTCTCTTGAGTCG carries:
- a CDS encoding transposase, with protein sequence MVALHASFSCVTSKKDWLALLSTDTSLSDVDVVRIYGKRWDIEVFFRTIKQHLDLKKGCQARDFDALIAHTTIAMMQYIFLSLDQRRNDDPRTLGLLFHACCEEMRDLDYLKSLQRTLTLTAANLLENKQVAELLW
- a CDS encoding DUF4910 domain-containing protein — protein: MFNYTKKEMIAALQNVGIATGDIVLFYLSLGMLGLGEGVTSQERMNELFLECAREALGPEGTILIPCYSYSLCKGELFDADSTPGTIGPFPEFFRNQPQVIRSKEPILSICGQGPAAQDLFHNLPKTTYGRESVYERLIENKAKICTVGLRLNWATYRHYIEEIAEVPFRYRKYFRGPVLKDGKICEEQWTYSVRLWPENADPDGIRLAEMAVADGVCSSVRLGRNSIYCIEAGEYFEYACKQFKKDPWLSAKGPAADPIELEENRVPVKKYNISINPDASLQEIVDTLTPLPRHVMSDAYNSALNSLSKAAPLEIHDFYTGAEGLNLIVPEKWTCHEASLTSADGVAISSHDNPLHVGGHSTSFEGNLSWDELSEHLVTGEKNYLPLTSNINRPTWSFAVSDDQKKKMAGQSCSVSIKADFSFNKMRIGEINVKGKSDKTILLATYLDGACVNNKGLYGVSCGIELMRCLQKRKELNHSYKLLIMPHNFGPDLWLKQHKDTLPSACLNLEMDSWADLSVATKPHPWFNRIECDDCLPSSEDTAAFQTTGVPAFSLVSQGKTRKAEETVSQLLKIIDNFEGTGLTGPDHPAKS
- a CDS encoding bifunctional 2-polyprenyl-6-hydroxyphenol methylase/3-demethylubiquinol 3-O-methyltransferase UbiG; the encoded protein is MLQVPSDVIILLGPNESYIVYNVFSRTCLALDAEALNCFRKLEKDAQCNNESHGTVWEIGWFSNDDGLLADPTRIIREKENWPAPQKMSGEELKALFLKNSFLVEDLETYRERFSLKKGLLDFNHFGNFHQQLGQHLLTVKREDPVKWWYNQKFTEDLSQIKKNLYHSVQENYLKQYLPGILNSETSIVDLGCGVGYYSKHMASLGAQVLAVDPNTHYLELAADDLPENLKTMNAPIGQPNALDKIESNSVDYVFMSDALLFYFVPETPDQQGDISILMNDIHRILKPNGKFISVEPNSTFFLAPWFGDDQHPFTILSEYRNRNFNIVAPQSDMIKAILPFGFNVSMIDDMYSSSEIEDKRAHSFAKEFPVWQIIEFSKV
- a CDS encoding DUF4910 domain-containing protein gives rise to the protein MKNFDLSVQEKLMSSGHNMIQVIKDLWDYPRSLTGHGVVSTLDYIKGISDDLEVHTFESGEVVFDWEIPDEWNIYGATLKHESGLVIADFSENNLHVLGYSTPCSLTISKEDLLEHLYTIPELPDAIPYVTSYYNECWGFCISENQKKSLPEGMYHVDINATKGPGKLHLADVFIPGETKSEVFFSTYVCHPSMANNELSGPALSLELIRYIKETYPNPRMSYRFAFVPETIGAIAYLSKNYMEMKKKIKCGFVLSCVGDDQAYSHIESRLGNSLADKALESSFINLPNAKKFSYLYRGSDERQYCAPGIDLPLCGFCRTRYGDYPEYHTSADDLSLVNPEGLAASFKVMKNIIDAFEIGLYPRATVLCEPQLGKRGLYPSITRREDFSEIYNRLNFLSYADGNHSLFDIATISECNLSDLVPIAKIMTEHGLVKNVEK
- a CDS encoding class I adenylate-forming enzyme family protein yields the protein MSYIADIFNKFENDPYLIDASTEQVLTYGQLAEASIRLADRLREAGLKKGSRIGLLLPGSVELACTYYACLFLGAVAVPVNNKYKETDREYIFAAARTDIILYTDKTEALLPETKYSLLKIDLSASEEGEGLSLFNSTPSSRELSVPEIDHDALFSLTFTSGTTGRPKGIFHTANTLFTNAAAFKDALAITPAHRFYHIMPMSYMAGFLNCLLCPFVAGASVVVNREFDAMMAMNFWAAPIKHNVNCMWLSPSVLSILLKMDRGEEGRNYTAGSMRFIASCTAPLPVDVKKEFEEKYETPVLPSFGLSETLINTIDRPEERAPDGTVGKALTGVVFTLINETGDTSPAGQEGEILIESQGQMIGYLNPETGTPDILPRNHAFPTGDLGIIEEGGHLRITDRKKDLIIRGGVNISPKKIEDCLCMHEHIVEAAVVGIPDPAQGEKVAAALVLSGDTELKDIRKEIENLCQSNLESTACPEIFRQAKDFPRSSTGKVKKTDLRNILSAG
- a CDS encoding cyclase family protein, with translation MTRLIDLTHLIHEGMLTYDRPWHVQVEVSQLAHIENQGRETRRLVLGSHTGTHVDAPAHFVQSGNTIENLSLEALIGPARIIDYSSLPGLTEISVEMLKEELGEIIPQRIILRYDWDKYWGDEKYYTGHPYLSEHAARWLVEKGVKLVGTDAAMPDNPEPPANSPDSPIHKILLKSKVILLEYLCNIHQLTSETVTLMALPLKVKGADGAPVRCVAYDGLMNFEEK
- a CDS encoding 4-hydroxy-2-oxovalerate aldolase; translated protein: MKTQILDTTLRDGSYAIDFQFTAQDTAVIAKELELAGVDIIEVGHGVGLGASEKGFGKAFETDRDYLAAAGKVLTRAKYGMFCIPGIAELEDIDMAADMGAQFIRIGTNANDISSSEAFIARAKKHGLFVSANFMKSYVLEAEDFAEKAKQTQEYGSDVLCVVDSSGGMLSSELKSYFEAVQSICDIPLGFHGHNNLGLAVAHSVQAVEMGAAIVDTSLQGMGRSAGNAATELVVAALDRMGIETGVDMLRVMDVGEKYVKPLIRGNGLSSLDMVTGFAQFHSSYMSTIRKYASKYNIDPRILIIELCKVDKVDAPEDLVESIASGISEKTTPPLTSRFDFTAYHGNEQS
- a CDS encoding acyl carrier protein, which gives rise to MLTETESFVIEQLEKVKEIPASSDEEKKNFNFIDEGHIDSFGIMNLVLTVEDKFNVQLTQDHFQSEEIRTVSGMAKIINDLKG
- a CDS encoding transposase — encoded protein: MSNRKYSEEFKKSAVKLVTELGYSYNEAADQLGCSSWSIRQWTKKYGKIKDVPPEFEHIPAADEMKKIREENARLRMENEILKKAAAYFAKESL
- a CDS encoding VOC family protein, yielding MQFQVGTNLPCIELLHHHGRTAQPPSRYGISLIPAGKNIPQKNEQLAPLGINLVSEFPENAISGKYSVQLSTSSIEESLKFWKEGIGLKVVGQEDENCYLNHRSISPTWNFNLTITSHSGKAEPMFLDDLGCSCVSFWVRDIEKTIEHLRSNNASFTGNKFDLIVNGKTVAAAFVRGPHGEMIELLEFS
- a CDS encoding IS3 family transposase; its protein translation is MPSEQQKRRDKIRQAASASYRESDGVYGYRKVHEDVIETVGFYCCPETVRRVLAAKGMKSQTVRRHRYTKTHRDEHYAPNLLSREFTANAPNEKWVPDITYIPTGEGWLYLVIVQDILSTLEFSTIENVGMPGSAMFHLTNLSRTITVNNT